The proteins below are encoded in one region of Ereboglobus luteus:
- a CDS encoding type II toxin-antitoxin system HipA family toxin, which translates to MTTIAEVKLWGRTIGAVSVNGPTEVAGFEYERTFIESGIQVAPIVMPLSDRIYSFPNLPWRTFHGLPGMLADSLPDKFGNALINAWLATQGRTPDSFNAVERLCYTGGRGMGALEFAPVVGPVTRAAKKIEIDALVKLASEVLQHRNDLKGTFSDGKRAQSLKDILRVGTSAGGARAKAVIAWNPLTNEVRSGQVGAGDGFEYWLLKFDGVSNNRDKELADPKGYGAIEYAYSLMAREAGIAMSECRLLEEHGRRHFMTRRFDRLPGGGKLHMQSLCAMAHYDFNSAGAYSYEQALQVIRILGMQTDSVEEQFRRMVFNIIARNQDDHVKNIAFLMNKAGRWTLSPAFDLTFSYNPDGDWTSQHQMTMNGKRDGFTLADFRACARNAIMKRGRAETIIDEVRAAVSKWPDFAKQAGVSAVWRKHIQQNLRIKKFA; encoded by the coding sequence ATGACAACGATCGCGGAAGTGAAGCTATGGGGGCGCACCATCGGCGCGGTTTCAGTAAATGGCCCGACGGAGGTGGCGGGTTTTGAATACGAGCGCACATTCATTGAAAGCGGCATTCAAGTTGCTCCCATTGTGATGCCATTGAGTGATCGCATTTATAGTTTTCCCAATTTGCCATGGCGGACATTTCATGGATTGCCGGGAATGCTGGCAGACTCGCTGCCGGACAAATTTGGCAACGCGCTCATCAACGCATGGCTTGCCACGCAGGGTCGGACGCCGGACTCGTTCAATGCCGTTGAACGCCTTTGTTACACGGGGGGGCGCGGCATGGGGGCGCTTGAATTTGCGCCGGTGGTCGGCCCCGTGACGCGCGCGGCGAAAAAAATCGAAATCGACGCGCTGGTAAAACTCGCCTCCGAAGTGCTCCAGCATCGCAATGATTTGAAGGGCACATTCTCCGATGGAAAACGCGCACAGTCGCTCAAGGACATTTTGAGGGTCGGAACATCCGCGGGCGGCGCGCGCGCCAAGGCGGTCATCGCTTGGAATCCCCTCACCAACGAAGTGCGTTCAGGCCAGGTCGGCGCAGGTGACGGTTTCGAATATTGGTTGCTCAAATTCGATGGTGTCTCAAACAACCGCGACAAGGAACTCGCCGACCCAAAAGGTTACGGCGCGATTGAGTATGCGTATTCACTAATGGCTCGCGAGGCGGGCATAGCCATGAGCGAATGCCGTTTGCTGGAGGAGCATGGACGCCGCCATTTCATGACGCGCCGTTTTGACCGGCTGCCCGGCGGCGGAAAGCTTCACATGCAGTCGCTCTGCGCGATGGCTCATTATGATTTTAACAGCGCGGGAGCCTATTCGTATGAACAGGCGCTGCAAGTGATACGAATACTCGGTATGCAAACAGACTCGGTCGAGGAGCAATTCCGGCGCATGGTTTTCAACATCATCGCGCGCAATCAGGACGACCATGTGAAAAACATCGCCTTTCTCATGAACAAAGCCGGGCGCTGGACACTTTCACCGGCGTTTGACCTGACGTTTAGTTACAATCCAGACGGCGACTGGACATCGCAGCATCAGATGACAATGAACGGCAAGCGCGACGGTTTCACCTTGGCCGATTTCAGGGCGTGCGCGCGAAACGCGATCATGAAACGCGGGCGCGCCGAGACGATTATCGACGAAGTGCGCGCTGCCGTCTCCAAGTGGCCTGATTTTGCGAAGCAAGCCGGTGTTTCCGCCGTGTGGCGGAAACACATTCAACAAAACTTGCGAATAAAAAAGTTCGCGTAG